One segment of Streptomyces sp. NBC_00576 DNA contains the following:
- the ilvN gene encoding acetolactate synthase small subunit produces the protein MSKHTLSVLVENKPGVLARITALFSRRGFNIDSLAVGVTEHPEISRITIVVNVIEALPLEQVTKQLNKLVNVLKIVELESGSAVQRELVLVKVRADNETRSQIVEIVQLFRAKTVDVSPEAVTIEATGSSDKLSAMLKMLEPYGIKELVQSGTIAIGRGARSITDRSLRALDRSA, from the coding sequence ATGTCCAAGCACACCCTCTCCGTCCTCGTCGAGAACAAGCCAGGTGTCCTCGCCCGGATCACCGCCCTGTTCTCCCGGCGCGGCTTCAACATCGACTCGCTCGCCGTCGGCGTCACCGAGCACCCCGAGATCTCCCGCATCACCATCGTGGTCAACGTGATCGAGGCACTTCCCCTCGAACAGGTGACCAAGCAGCTCAACAAGCTCGTCAACGTGCTGAAGATCGTCGAACTGGAATCCGGCTCGGCCGTTCAGCGTGAACTCGTTCTGGTGAAGGTGCGCGCGGACAACGAGACGCGCTCCCAGATCGTCGAGATCGTCCAGCTCTTCCGCGCCAAGACAGTCGACGTCTCCCCGGAGGCCGTCACCATCGAGGCCACCGGCAGCAGCGACAAGCTGTCCGCCATGCTCAAGATGCTGGAGCCGTACGGCATCAAGGAACTGGTGCAGTCCGGCACGATCGCGATCGGGCGCGGCGCGCGCTCGATCACCGACCGGTCGCTGCGGGCCCTCGACCGGTCGGCATAA
- a CDS encoding acetolactate synthase large subunit yields the protein MTEQATGAQHPQPRPRSGGHQSAPEYVTGAKSLIRSLEEVGAETVFGIPGGTILPAYDPMMDSTRVRHVLVRHEQGAGHAATGYAQATGKVGVCMATSGPGATNLVTPIADAHMDSVPLVAITGQVVSKAIGTDAFQEADIVGITMPITKHSFLVTKAEDIPRAIAEAFHIASTGRPGPVLVDIPKDILQAQTVFQWPPVTDLPGYRPVTKPHAKQIREAAKLITAAKRPVLYVGGGVIKAHATAELKVLAELTGAPVTTTLMALGAFPDSHPLHVGMPGMHGAVTAVTALQKADLIVALGARFDDRVTGKLSSFAPHAKIVHADIDPAEIGKNRAADVPIVGDAREVIADLVQAVQKEHSEGHAGDYTAWWKDLNRWRETYPLGYEQPDNGSLSPQQVIERIGQLAPEGTIFTAGVGQHQMWAAHYIQYEKPATWLNSGGAGTMGYAVPAAMGAKAGQPDRTVWAIDGDGCFQMTNQELTTCALNNIPIKVAIINNGALGMVRQWQTLFYNQRYSNTVLHSGPNDVNPDAKGTRVPDFVKLSEAMGCYAIRCESPDDLDKAIEEANSVNDRPVVIDFIVHEDAMVWPMVAAGTSNDEIMAARDVRPDFGDNEDD from the coding sequence ATGACCGAGCAGGCCACCGGGGCCCAGCACCCGCAGCCGCGGCCCCGTTCCGGAGGACATCAGTCCGCCCCCGAGTACGTCACGGGTGCGAAGTCCCTCATCCGCTCGCTTGAGGAGGTCGGGGCCGAGACGGTATTCGGCATTCCGGGCGGCACCATCCTGCCGGCGTACGACCCGATGATGGACTCCACGCGGGTGCGCCACGTGTTGGTCCGCCACGAGCAGGGCGCCGGCCACGCGGCCACCGGTTACGCGCAGGCCACCGGCAAGGTCGGCGTGTGCATGGCGACGTCCGGGCCGGGCGCCACGAACCTGGTCACCCCGATCGCGGACGCGCACATGGACTCCGTGCCGCTGGTCGCGATCACCGGGCAGGTCGTGTCCAAGGCGATCGGTACGGACGCCTTCCAGGAGGCGGACATCGTCGGCATCACCATGCCGATCACCAAGCACAGCTTCCTGGTCACCAAGGCGGAGGACATCCCCCGGGCGATCGCGGAGGCGTTCCACATCGCCTCCACCGGCCGCCCGGGCCCGGTCCTGGTCGACATCCCCAAGGACATCCTCCAGGCCCAGACCGTCTTCCAGTGGCCGCCGGTCACCGACCTGCCCGGCTACCGCCCGGTGACCAAGCCGCACGCCAAGCAGATCCGCGAGGCCGCGAAGCTGATCACCGCGGCCAAGCGACCCGTCCTCTACGTCGGCGGCGGCGTCATCAAGGCCCACGCCACCGCCGAGCTGAAGGTCCTCGCAGAACTCACCGGAGCGCCCGTCACCACCACCCTGATGGCGCTCGGCGCATTCCCCGACAGCCACCCGCTGCACGTGGGAATGCCGGGCATGCACGGTGCGGTCACCGCCGTCACCGCGCTGCAGAAGGCCGACCTGATCGTCGCCCTCGGAGCCCGCTTCGACGACCGTGTCACCGGCAAGCTGTCCAGCTTCGCCCCGCACGCCAAGATCGTCCACGCCGACATCGACCCGGCGGAGATCGGCAAGAACCGCGCCGCCGACGTCCCGATCGTCGGGGACGCCCGCGAGGTCATCGCCGACCTGGTCCAGGCCGTGCAGAAGGAGCACAGCGAGGGCCACGCCGGTGACTACACCGCCTGGTGGAAGGACCTCAACCGCTGGCGCGAGACCTACCCGCTGGGTTACGAGCAGCCCGACAACGGCTCGCTCTCCCCGCAGCAGGTCATCGAGCGCATCGGACAGCTCGCCCCCGAGGGCACGATCTTCACGGCGGGTGTCGGCCAGCACCAGATGTGGGCCGCGCATTACATCCAGTACGAGAAGCCCGCGACCTGGCTGAACTCCGGCGGCGCCGGAACGATGGGGTACGCGGTCCCGGCCGCGATGGGCGCCAAGGCGGGTCAGCCGGACCGTACGGTCTGGGCGATCGACGGCGACGGCTGCTTCCAGATGACCAACCAGGAACTCACCACCTGCGCGCTCAACAACATCCCGATCAAGGTCGCCATCATCAACAACGGCGCCCTCGGGATGGTCCGCCAGTGGCAGACCCTGTTCTACAACCAGCGCTACTCCAACACCGTGCTGCACTCAGGTCCCAATGACGTCAATCCGGACGCCAAGGGCACCCGTGTCCCCGACTTCGTGAAGCTGTCCGAGGCGATGGGCTGCTACGCGATCCGCTGCGAGTCCCCCGACGACCTCGACAAGGCCATCGAGGAGGCGAACTCGGTCAACGACCGCCCCGTCGTGATCGACTTCATCGTCCACGAGGACGCCATGGTGTGGCCGATGGTCGCCGCCGGCACCTCCAACGACGAGATCATGGCCGCCCGGGACGTCCGCCCCGACTTCGGCGACAACGAAGACGACTGA